The following DNA comes from Candidatus Methylomirabilota bacterium.
AAAACTCCGCAGGCTGCTAGACGGGCGCCTGCGTCCGAACCGGCGCCGCGTGGCGCCTCACCTGGACGACGGTGGCGATGGTCAGCAGCATGAAGCCCGCGGAGGCCACGAAGACCATTCGCGGCTCGCCCCGGTCGAGCAGCCACCCGAAGAGGAGCGGAGTGAGCGACGAGCCCAGGTCGAGCCCCGAATAGACGAAGCCGTAGACCTTTCCCGAGGCGCCGGGCGGCGTCGCCGCGCGCACCAGCATGTCGCGCGAGGGCGAGGTCGCACCGAGGCAGAAGCCCGCCAGCGCCATCACCA
Coding sequences within:
- a CDS encoding MFS transporter, with protein sequence GSFLADRTSRHDVVAGGGMFLGATASLVIASAAAPLALLPLVMALAGFCLGATSPSRDMLVRAATPPGASGKVYGFVYSGLDLGSSLTPLLFGWLLDRGEPRMVFVASAGFMLLTIATVVQVRRHAAPVRTQAPV